A single region of the Duganella sp. BuS-21 genome encodes:
- the lolA gene encoding outer membrane lipoprotein chaperone LolA, protein MFKSLIAATCGLLLAGGAHASALEQFKSFVASTKAAKGEFTQRQVKSTTGETPKVSTQASGTFVFARPGKFIWTYTKPYEQVLQADGDQLFIFDKDLNQVTTKKLGDALGSSPAAILFGSNDLEKNFTLSEGGTRDGLEWLKALPKAKDTSFEQIAIGLRNGLPEAMELKDSFGQTSVLKFTKIEKNPALNAASFKFVMPKGADVFNN, encoded by the coding sequence ATGTTCAAGTCCCTGATCGCTGCGACATGCGGCCTGCTGCTGGCGGGCGGCGCCCACGCCAGCGCGCTGGAGCAGTTCAAATCCTTCGTTGCCTCCACCAAGGCGGCCAAGGGCGAGTTCACCCAGCGCCAGGTGAAAAGCACCACCGGCGAAACGCCGAAAGTCTCGACCCAGGCCAGCGGCACCTTCGTGTTCGCCCGTCCCGGCAAATTCATCTGGACCTACACCAAGCCTTACGAGCAGGTGCTGCAGGCCGATGGCGACCAGCTGTTCATCTTCGACAAGGATCTGAACCAGGTCACCACCAAGAAGCTGGGCGATGCGCTGGGCTCGTCGCCGGCGGCGATCCTGTTCGGCAGCAACGACCTGGAAAAGAATTTCACGCTGTCGGAAGGCGGCACGCGCGACGGCCTGGAGTGGCTGAAAGCACTGCCGAAAGCCAAGGACACCAGCTTCGAGCAAATCGCCATCGGCCTGCGCAACGGCTTGCCGGAAGCGATGGAGCTGAAGGATTCCTTCGGCCAGACCTCGGTGCTGAAATTCACCAAGATTGAAAAAAATCCGGCGCTGAATGCCGCGAGTTTTAAATTTGTCATGCCCAAGGGCGCCGACGTATTCAATAATTGA
- the trxB gene encoding thioredoxin-disulfide reductase, with protein sequence MTTPKHARVLILGSGPAGYSAAIYAARANLKPMLVTGVEQGGQLMTTTDVENWPADPMGVQGPDLMQRFLQHAERFNTEIVFDHIHTVKLQEKPIRLIGDSHEYTCDTLIISTGASAQYLGLPSEQAFMGKGVSACATCDGFFYRGQEVAVVGGGNTAVEEALYLSNIATKVTLIHRRDKFRAEAILIDRLNAKVAEGKIEIKYNHTLHEVVGDDGGVTGVKIQSTETGAITDVTVHGLFVAIGHKPNTGIFEGQLDMHNGYIKTRTGTEGMATATSVPGVFAAGDVQDHIYRQAITSAGTGCMAALDAQRYLEGQE encoded by the coding sequence ATGACCACTCCTAAACACGCCCGCGTACTGATTCTTGGCTCCGGTCCTGCCGGTTATAGCGCGGCCATCTACGCCGCCCGCGCCAACCTGAAGCCGATGCTGGTGACCGGCGTCGAACAAGGCGGTCAGTTGATGACCACCACCGATGTTGAAAACTGGCCGGCCGACCCGATGGGCGTGCAAGGCCCGGACCTGATGCAGCGTTTCCTGCAGCATGCCGAGCGTTTCAATACCGAGATCGTGTTTGACCACATCCACACCGTGAAGTTGCAGGAAAAACCGATCCGCCTGATCGGCGACAGCCACGAGTACACCTGCGACACGCTGATCATCTCGACCGGCGCCTCGGCGCAGTACCTGGGCCTGCCGTCGGAACAGGCGTTCATGGGCAAAGGCGTGTCGGCCTGCGCCACCTGCGACGGCTTCTTCTACCGTGGCCAGGAAGTGGCCGTGGTCGGCGGCGGCAACACCGCCGTCGAGGAAGCGCTGTACCTGTCGAACATCGCCACCAAGGTCACCCTGATCCACCGCCGCGACAAGTTCCGCGCCGAGGCGATCCTGATCGACCGCCTGAACGCCAAGGTTGCCGAAGGCAAGATCGAGATCAAGTACAACCACACCCTGCACGAAGTGGTGGGCGATGACGGCGGCGTCACCGGCGTCAAGATCCAGTCGACCGAAACCGGCGCCATCACGGACGTGACCGTTCACGGCCTGTTCGTGGCGATCGGCCACAAGCCGAACACCGGCATCTTCGAAGGCCAGCTGGACATGCACAACGGCTACATCAAGACCAGGACCGGCACCGAAGGCATGGCCACCGCCACCAGCGTGCCGGGCGTGTTTGCCGCCGGCGACGTCCAGGATCATATCTACCGCCAGGCCATCACCAGCGCCGGCACCGGCTGCATGGCTGCGCTGGATGCCCAGCGTTATCTGGAAGGCCAGGAGTAA
- a CDS encoding Smr/MutS family protein has product MGLKDFADLKSLSKQLKEQADARAVAEAERAKQVKKQVVEANLFQSQLGGVQRMPVSDRYVPPTVPKGLAGSAAPARKLSQAEDDAAVLRESLSDLFEVDHYLEDDPALNYSAPGVGPDVMKKLRKGHWPVQEELDLHGMNRDQARDALGAFLTKAGQRNHRCVCVIHGRGFGSRGQEPVLKTMVHSWLVQKGVVAFCQARNNDGGEGALIVLLRAALQPQRY; this is encoded by the coding sequence GTGGGCTTGAAAGACTTCGCCGACCTGAAATCCTTGAGCAAGCAGCTCAAGGAACAGGCTGACGCGCGCGCCGTCGCCGAGGCGGAGCGCGCCAAGCAGGTCAAGAAACAGGTGGTGGAAGCCAATTTGTTCCAGTCGCAGTTGGGTGGTGTCCAGCGCATGCCGGTCTCGGATCGCTACGTGCCGCCGACGGTGCCCAAGGGCCTCGCCGGCAGCGCCGCGCCGGCCCGCAAGCTGAGCCAGGCCGAGGACGATGCGGCGGTGTTGCGCGAGTCCTTGTCGGACCTGTTTGAAGTCGATCATTATCTGGAAGACGATCCGGCGCTGAACTATTCTGCGCCCGGCGTCGGTCCGGATGTGATGAAGAAGCTGCGCAAGGGCCACTGGCCGGTGCAGGAGGAGCTGGACCTGCACGGCATGAACCGCGACCAGGCGCGCGATGCGCTGGGCGCCTTCCTGACCAAGGCCGGACAACGCAACCACCGCTGCGTGTGCGTGATTCACGGCCGCGGCTTCGGCTCGCGCGGCCAGGAGCCAGTGCTGAAAACCATGGTGCATAGCTGGCTGGTGCAAAAAGGCGTGGTGGCGTTCTGCCAGGCACGCAACAACGACGGCGGTGAAGGCGCTCTGATCGTTCTGCTGCGCGCCGCGCTGCAGCCGCAACGCTACTAA
- a CDS encoding replication-associated recombination protein A — translation MADLFSTEPRQPLAEALRPKTLDDVVGQRHLLGPGKPLRLAFESGQPHSMILWGPPGVGKTTLARLTAHAYACEFIALSAVFSGVKDIRAAMEQAQHNLDLGKHTILFVDEIHRFNKSQQDALLPYAESGLVTLIGATTENPSFEVNSALLSRSQVYVLKSFDEAELRQMVDRARAKVLTHLEFEEAAIDTLIGYADGDGRRLLNLLEQTSMAANAAKTNKITAEFIQNALTLNARRFDKGGDNFYDQISALHKSVRGSNPDAALYWLCRMLDGGADARYLSRRIVRMAWEDIGLADPRAMQIANDAATTFERLGSPEGELALGQAVVYLAIAAKSNAGYNAYNQAMAFVRKDKSREVPVHLRNAPTKLMKELGYGHEYRYAHDEPHAYAAGETYFPDDMREPGWYQPVPRGLESKIADKMAFLRKLDEDAGKS, via the coding sequence ATGGCAGATTTATTTTCCACCGAACCGCGCCAGCCGCTGGCCGAAGCGCTGCGGCCCAAGACGCTGGATGATGTCGTCGGCCAGCGCCACCTGCTGGGGCCGGGCAAGCCGCTGCGCCTGGCGTTCGAGTCGGGCCAGCCGCATTCGATGATTTTGTGGGGGCCGCCGGGCGTCGGCAAGACCACGCTGGCGCGGCTGACGGCGCATGCCTACGCCTGCGAGTTCATCGCCTTGTCGGCCGTGTTCTCGGGCGTGAAGGACATCCGCGCGGCGATGGAACAGGCGCAGCACAACCTCGACCTGGGCAAGCACACCATCCTGTTTGTCGACGAGATCCACCGCTTCAACAAATCGCAGCAGGACGCCTTGCTGCCGTATGCGGAATCGGGCCTGGTGACGCTGATCGGCGCCACCACCGAGAACCCGTCGTTCGAGGTCAACTCGGCGCTGCTGTCGCGCTCGCAGGTCTACGTGCTGAAGTCGTTCGACGAGGCCGAACTGCGGCAAATGGTCGACCGCGCACGCGCAAAGGTGCTGACGCACCTGGAGTTTGAAGAGGCCGCCATCGACACGCTGATCGGCTACGCCGACGGCGACGGCCGCCGCCTGCTCAATCTGCTGGAGCAAACCAGCATGGCGGCCAACGCCGCCAAGACCAACAAGATCACCGCTGAGTTCATCCAGAACGCGCTGACCTTGAACGCGCGCCGCTTCGACAAGGGCGGCGACAACTTCTACGACCAGATCTCGGCCTTGCACAAATCGGTGCGCGGCTCGAATCCGGATGCGGCTTTGTACTGGCTGTGCCGCATGCTCGACGGTGGCGCCGACGCGCGCTACCTGTCGCGCCGCATCGTGCGCATGGCGTGGGAAGACATCGGCCTGGCCGACCCGCGTGCCATGCAGATCGCCAACGACGCCGCCACCACCTTCGAGCGGCTCGGTTCGCCGGAAGGGGAGTTGGCGCTGGGGCAAGCGGTGGTCTATTTGGCGATCGCGGCCAAGAGCAATGCCGGCTACAACGCCTACAACCAGGCGATGGCGTTCGTGCGCAAGGACAAATCGCGCGAAGTGCCGGTCCACCTGCGCAACGCGCCGACCAAGCTGATGAAGGAACTGGGCTATGGTCACGAATACCGCTACGCCCACGACGAACCGCACGCCTACGCCGCCGGCGAAACCTACTTCCCCGACGACATGCGCGAACCGGGCTGGTACCAACCGGTCCCGCGCGGCCTGGAATCGAAAATCGCCGACAAAATGGCCTTCCTGCGCAAGCTGGATGAGGATGCGGGCAAGAGCTAG
- a CDS encoding DNA translocase FtsK 4TM domain-containing protein, giving the protein MSSKKVQERAPRTSAASASASSGYTRTPTERQPLPNRLVRLLSEARWLALAVLGVYFVLILATYTKTDPGWSHETLVPKVVNMGGRTGAWLSDLLLYIFGISAWWWAFCLLRVVWKGYRGLTNKYVLSTEPEPEHAQEGLIRAIGFVLLFIGSVGLEFLRMRSLTSHAELPRASGGVLGELIGHSAHVAFGFTGATLLLLLLFGLGFSLFFQVSWLAVAERIGGGIESAIDWFVQRYHYREDRRQGEVAAVKREEVVVHERAKHVEKHPVAAPTIKVEPQIVTVVKSERVEKERQANLFQDMPTGDGQLPALSLLDEAAETQETIPIETLEFTSRLIEKKLSDFGVDAKVVAAYPGPVVTRYEIEPATGVKGSQIVNLARDLARSLSLTSIRVVETIPGKNFMALELPNPKRQIVRLSEIVGSKVYNDNPSPLTVALGKDIAGKPVVADLAKMPHLLVAGTTGSGKSVGINATILSLLYKSDPKDVRMILIDPKMLEMSVYEGIPHLLAPVVTDMRQAGHALNWAVNEMERRYKLMSKLGVRNLAGYNAKIADAKKREEHIPNPFSLTPDSPEPLEKLPTIVIIIDELADLMMVVGKKVEELIARIAQKARAAGLHLILATQRPSVDVITGLIKANIPTRIAFQVSSKIDSRTILDQMGAEALLGMGDMLYMPPGTGLPVRVHGAFVSDEEVHRVVKHLKTTGEPDYIDGILEGGTLEGEGGGADGAAAGEGGGEADPMYDQAVQVVLKNRRASISLVQRHLRIGYNRAARLLEQMENSGVVSPMQSNGNREILAPTASAE; this is encoded by the coding sequence ATGAGTAGTAAAAAAGTTCAGGAACGCGCGCCGCGCACCAGTGCGGCGAGCGCTTCCGCATCGTCCGGCTACACCCGTACTCCGACCGAGCGCCAACCCCTGCCGAACCGGCTGGTGCGGCTGCTGTCGGAAGCGCGGTGGCTGGCGCTGGCCGTCTTGGGCGTGTATTTCGTGCTGATTCTGGCCACCTACACCAAAACCGATCCGGGCTGGTCGCACGAGACGCTGGTGCCCAAGGTGGTCAATATGGGCGGCCGCACCGGCGCCTGGCTGTCCGACCTGCTGCTGTATATTTTCGGCATCTCGGCCTGGTGGTGGGCGTTCTGCCTGCTGCGCGTGGTGTGGAAAGGCTATCGCGGACTGACCAATAAATACGTGCTGTCGACCGAGCCGGAACCCGAGCACGCGCAGGAAGGCTTGATCCGCGCCATCGGTTTCGTGCTGCTGTTCATCGGCAGCGTGGGGCTGGAGTTCCTGCGCATGCGCAGCCTGACCAGCCACGCCGAATTGCCGCGCGCTTCGGGCGGCGTGCTGGGCGAACTGATCGGCCATTCGGCCCATGTCGCCTTCGGCTTTACCGGCGCCACCTTGCTGTTGCTGCTGCTGTTCGGCCTGGGCTTCAGCCTGTTCTTCCAGGTGTCGTGGCTGGCCGTGGCCGAGCGCATCGGCGGCGGCATCGAGAGTGCGATCGACTGGTTCGTGCAGCGCTACCATTACCGCGAAGATCGCCGCCAGGGTGAAGTGGCGGCCGTCAAGCGCGAGGAAGTCGTCGTGCACGAGCGCGCCAAGCACGTGGAGAAGCATCCGGTGGCGGCGCCGACCATCAAGGTCGAGCCGCAGATCGTCACCGTGGTCAAGTCCGAGCGCGTGGAAAAAGAACGCCAGGCCAACCTGTTCCAGGATATGCCGACCGGCGACGGCCAGCTGCCGGCCTTGTCGCTGCTCGATGAAGCGGCCGAAACGCAGGAAACCATCCCGATCGAAACGCTGGAATTCACCAGCCGCCTGATCGAGAAGAAGTTGTCCGACTTCGGCGTCGACGCCAAGGTGGTGGCGGCCTATCCGGGCCCGGTGGTGACGCGCTACGAAATCGAACCGGCCACCGGCGTCAAGGGCAGCCAGATTGTGAATCTGGCGCGCGACCTGGCGCGCTCGCTGTCGCTGACCTCGATCCGCGTGGTCGAGACCATTCCAGGCAAGAACTTCATGGCGCTGGAGCTGCCGAATCCCAAGCGCCAGATCGTGCGCCTGAGCGAGATCGTCGGTTCCAAGGTCTACAACGACAATCCGTCGCCGCTGACGGTGGCGCTGGGCAAGGACATCGCCGGCAAGCCGGTGGTGGCCGACCTGGCCAAGATGCCGCACTTGCTGGTGGCCGGTACCACCGGCTCCGGTAAATCGGTGGGGATCAACGCCACCATCCTGTCGCTGCTGTACAAGTCGGACCCGAAAGATGTGCGCATGATCCTGATCGATCCGAAGATGCTGGAGATGTCGGTGTACGAAGGCATTCCGCACCTGCTGGCGCCGGTGGTGACCGACATGCGCCAGGCCGGCCACGCGCTGAACTGGGCGGTCAACGAGATGGAGCGTCGCTACAAGCTGATGTCCAAGCTGGGCGTGCGTAACCTGGCCGGCTACAATGCCAAGATCGCCGACGCCAAGAAGCGCGAAGAACACATACCGAATCCGTTCAGCCTGACGCCGGACTCGCCGGAGCCGTTGGAAAAACTGCCGACCATCGTCATCATCATCGACGAATTGGCCGACCTGATGATGGTGGTCGGCAAAAAGGTGGAAGAGTTGATCGCCCGTATCGCGCAAAAGGCCCGTGCGGCCGGCCTGCACTTGATTCTGGCGACGCAGCGCCCATCTGTGGACGTGATCACCGGCCTGATCAAGGCCAATATTCCGACCCGCATCGCGTTCCAGGTCTCGTCCAAGATCGACTCGCGGACCATTCTGGACCAGATGGGTGCGGAAGCCTTGCTGGGCATGGGCGACATGCTGTACATGCCGCCCGGCACCGGGCTGCCGGTCCGTGTGCACGGCGCCTTCGTGTCGGATGAAGAGGTGCACCGCGTGGTCAAGCACTTGAAGACCACGGGCGAGCCGGACTACATCGACGGCATCCTGGAAGGCGGCACGCTCGAAGGCGAGGGCGGCGGCGCCGATGGCGCGGCGGCGGGCGAGGGCGGCGGCGAAGCCGATCCGATGTACGATCAGGCGGTGCAGGTGGTGTTGAAAAACCGCCGCGCCTCGATCTCGCTGGTGCAGCGTCATCTGCGCATCGGCTACAACCGCGCGGCGCGCCTGCTGGAACAAATGGAAAATAGCGGCGTGGTCTCACCCATGCAATCGAACGGCAACCGCGAGATCCTCGCGCCCACTGCCAGTGCGGAATAA
- a CDS encoding alpha/beta hydrolase encodes MQPAMVVDGVDVYIEGEGTETIVMIHGWPDTYRLWDAQVAELKSRYRCVRFTLPGFDIGKPRRSYTLNAMLRVLLHIVNSVGQKQKVILMLHDWGCVFGYEFYMRNKGLVSAIVGVDIGDAQSKATARSRSVGQKLMVSSYQSTLALAWAIGGPIGNAMTKVMVGMLGAPSPKQYVSSGMNYPYYILTAGAAGSYSSLVPFVPKVPMLYIYGTNKPFMFHSPQWTEAMAAREGCQVVALATDHWPMLRAPQRFNDIVINWLDKPAQNDGSSEEEDAA; translated from the coding sequence ATGCAGCCGGCAATGGTGGTCGACGGGGTCGACGTGTATATCGAAGGCGAGGGGACCGAGACGATCGTCATGATTCATGGCTGGCCGGATACCTATCGCCTGTGGGATGCGCAGGTCGCCGAGCTGAAGAGCCGCTATCGCTGCGTGCGCTTCACGCTGCCTGGCTTTGACATCGGCAAGCCACGCCGTTCCTATACGCTGAACGCCATGCTGCGCGTGCTGCTGCATATCGTCAACAGCGTCGGCCAGAAGCAGAAGGTGATTCTGATGCTGCACGACTGGGGTTGCGTGTTCGGCTATGAGTTTTATATGCGGAACAAAGGACTGGTGTCGGCGATCGTCGGCGTCGATATCGGCGATGCGCAATCGAAAGCCACGGCGCGCTCGCGCTCGGTCGGGCAGAAGTTGATGGTGTCCAGCTACCAAAGCACGCTGGCGCTGGCTTGGGCCATCGGCGGCCCGATCGGCAATGCGATGACCAAGGTTATGGTCGGCATGCTGGGCGCACCGTCGCCGAAGCAGTACGTCAGCTCCGGCATGAACTATCCGTATTACATCTTGACGGCCGGCGCTGCCGGTTCGTACAGTTCGCTGGTGCCGTTCGTGCCGAAAGTGCCGATGCTGTACATCTACGGCACCAACAAGCCCTTTATGTTCCACTCGCCGCAATGGACCGAGGCCATGGCGGCCAGGGAGGGCTGCCAAGTGGTGGCGCTGGCAACCGATCACTGGCCGATGCTGCGCGCGCCGCAGCGCTTCAACGATATCGTCATCAACTGGCTGGACAAGCCAGCCCAGAATGATGGCAGTTCGGAAGAGGAAGACGCCGCTTAA
- a CDS encoding LysE family translocator yields the protein MNELIPLISYCFVMSVSPGPNNVMLATTAANFGSRGALPVILGIQAGMFVQTILMCAGLASVFIAWPLAQQFLRIAGSLYLIFLAWKLAGASVAQAPAPKAISFTQAATFQALNPKSWLKTVTMASVFMPASRDMLGDALALAAIGVVVGAPCNAVWALFGASMRRLLTEPRNQRIFNLTMGAILLVLALMFLR from the coding sequence ATGAACGAACTCATCCCCCTCATCAGCTACTGCTTTGTCATGTCGGTCTCGCCCGGCCCCAACAACGTCATGCTCGCCACCACGGCCGCCAACTTCGGCAGCCGTGGCGCGCTGCCGGTCATCCTCGGCATCCAGGCCGGGATGTTCGTGCAAACTATCTTGATGTGCGCAGGGCTGGCCAGCGTCTTCATCGCCTGGCCGCTGGCGCAGCAGTTCCTGCGCATCGCCGGATCGCTGTACCTGATCTTTTTGGCGTGGAAGCTCGCCGGCGCATCGGTGGCGCAAGCACCCGCGCCCAAGGCGATTTCCTTCACCCAGGCGGCGACTTTCCAGGCGCTCAATCCCAAGAGCTGGCTCAAGACGGTGACGATGGCGTCGGTGTTCATGCCGGCCAGCCGCGATATGCTGGGCGATGCGCTGGCATTGGCCGCCATCGGCGTCGTGGTCGGCGCACCCTGCAATGCCGTGTGGGCGCTGTTCGGTGCTTCGATGCGCCGCTTGTTGACCGAACCGCGCAACCAGCGCATCTTCAATTTGACCATGGGCGCCATCCTGCTGGTCCTGGCCCTGATGTTTTTGCGCTAG
- a CDS encoding trimeric intracellular cation channel family protein encodes MKPVPVHVSLITIIEIVAILVGALSGFVEARRKRMDIVGVFTVAFIAAFGGGTLRDILLDKRPLFWVQHEGYAILIFVLALVATPLMRTVRQIISERVIVVADAIGLGLFTVAGVSQAQAAHMPIFIASMMGVITGIFGGVLRDIVCNEVPMVFRDGKPYAICAFFGAWLYIGLQYTDVADDTALWTSAAFITILRLVTWKFELHLHYHKQ; translated from the coding sequence ATGAAGCCTGTCCCCGTCCACGTCTCCCTGATCACCATCATTGAAATCGTGGCTATCCTGGTCGGCGCGCTGTCTGGCTTCGTGGAAGCGCGCCGCAAGCGCATGGACATCGTCGGCGTCTTCACGGTCGCCTTCATCGCCGCGTTCGGCGGCGGCACGCTGCGCGACATCCTGCTCGACAAGCGTCCGCTGTTCTGGGTGCAGCACGAGGGCTACGCCATCCTGATCTTTGTGCTGGCCCTGGTGGCCACGCCGCTGATGCGCACCGTGCGCCAGATTATTTCCGAACGCGTGATCGTGGTCGCCGACGCCATCGGCCTCGGCCTGTTCACCGTGGCCGGCGTGTCGCAGGCGCAGGCCGCCCACATGCCGATCTTCATCGCCTCCATGATGGGCGTGATCACCGGGATCTTCGGCGGCGTGTTGCGCGATATCGTCTGCAACGAAGTGCCGATGGTGTTCCGCGACGGCAAACCCTACGCCATCTGCGCCTTCTTCGGCGCCTGGCTCTACATCGGCCTGCAATACACCGACGTCGCCGACGATACGGCGCTGTGGACCAGCGCCGCCTTCATCACCATCCTCCGCCTGGTGACCTGGAAGTTCGAACTGCACCTGCATTATCACAAACAATAA
- the serS gene encoding serine--tRNA ligase, producing MIDIQLLRKDIATVAERLAARKFKLDVEAFNALESERKAIQLRTEELQGKRNSQSKQIGMMKGKGEDTTALMAEVAGLGDELKANEVKLAELQAKLAGFLETIPNLPHESVPAGNDETGNVEVRKVGAPRSFDFEIKDHVDVGTPLGLDFDTATKLTGSRFSVMKGGIARLHRALAQFMLNTHTDEHGYTECYTPYMVNADSLRGTGQLPKFEADLFSVKKGGAEGEGETFYLIPTSEVSLTNIVRDEILAADALPLKMTAHTPCFRSEAGSYGRDTRGMIRQHQFDKVEMVQVVHPDHSYAALEEMVGHAETILKRLGLPYRVMSLCTGDMGFGATKTYDLEVWLPAQNTYREISSLSNCEAFQARRMQARFRNAQGKPELLHTLNGSGLAVGRTLVAVLENYQQADGSVEIPDVLRPYMGGLTHLKATI from the coding sequence ATGATTGACATCCAACTTCTCCGTAAAGACATCGCCACCGTCGCCGAGCGCCTGGCGGCCCGCAAGTTCAAGCTCGACGTGGAAGCGTTCAACGCCCTCGAGTCCGAACGCAAAGCGATCCAGCTGCGCACCGAAGAGCTGCAGGGCAAGCGTAATTCGCAGTCCAAGCAGATCGGCATGATGAAGGGCAAGGGCGAAGACACCACCGCCCTGATGGCGGAAGTGGCCGGCCTGGGCGACGAGCTCAAGGCCAATGAAGTGAAACTGGCGGAATTGCAGGCCAAGCTGGCCGGGTTCCTGGAAACCATCCCGAACCTGCCGCACGAATCGGTCCCGGCGGGCAACGACGAAACCGGCAACGTGGAAGTGCGCAAAGTCGGCGCCCCACGCAGCTTCGATTTCGAGATCAAGGATCACGTCGACGTCGGCACCCCGCTGGGCCTGGACTTCGACACCGCGACCAAGCTGACCGGCTCGCGCTTCTCGGTGATGAAAGGCGGCATCGCCCGCCTGCACCGCGCACTGGCGCAGTTCATGCTGAACACCCACACCGACGAGCACGGCTACACCGAGTGCTACACGCCGTACATGGTCAACGCCGATTCGCTGCGCGGCACCGGCCAGCTGCCGAAGTTCGAAGCCGACCTGTTCTCGGTGAAGAAGGGCGGCGCCGAAGGCGAGGGCGAGACCTTCTACCTGATCCCGACTTCGGAAGTCTCGCTGACCAATATCGTGCGCGACGAGATCCTGGCCGCCGACGCGCTGCCGCTGAAGATGACCGCACACACGCCATGCTTCCGCTCGGAAGCGGGCAGCTACGGCCGCGACACGCGCGGCATGATCCGTCAGCACCAGTTCGACAAGGTCGAGATGGTGCAGGTGGTGCATCCAGATCATTCGTACGCCGCGCTGGAAGAAATGGTCGGCCATGCCGAAACCATTTTGAAGCGCCTGGGCCTGCCATATCGCGTGATGTCGCTGTGCACCGGCGACATGGGCTTCGGCGCCACCAAGACCTACGATCTGGAAGTGTGGCTGCCGGCGCAGAATACCTACCGTGAAATTTCCTCGCTGTCGAACTGCGAAGCGTTCCAGGCCCGCCGCATGCAGGCGCGCTTCCGCAACGCCCAGGGCAAGCCGGAACTGCTGCACACGCTGAACGGTTCCGGCCTGGCGGTCGGCCGTACCCTGGTCGCTGTGTTGGAAAATTACCAGCAGGCCGACGGCTCGGTCGAGATCCCTGACGTGCTGCGTCCGTACATGGGCGGACTGACGCATTTGAAAGCGACAATTTAG